The following DNA comes from Diprion similis isolate iyDipSimi1 chromosome 14, iyDipSimi1.1, whole genome shotgun sequence.
GATCAATGCACGCGGCAAGTATTTCCGCGGTTTTTTGCTTAGGTTATGTGATAGCGTTTGGAAAGTGTTGaaagaagatttgaaaaacgGAAGGTGAGGTGGTGGAATTTCTTTGTAAAAATGGGGTTTCTTTCCGCATACTTGGTCGTCGATTTTTTGGCATTATTAATCGCCATTATCTTCAGCACGTACTTCTACATGAAATATGTAGTCTACAACTACTGGAGTTCGAGAAACATTGATTACGTCAAGCCGATATTTCCTCTCGGCAACTTGGGACCCGTCTTTGCCGGGCGGCGATCAATCGGTACgaaaaagtattattattggaaggcacgaaagaaaaaatctcgaaGATTATAAATTACAGGTGAAGTCTTCCACGATGCCTACTCGAAGTTCAAAGGAAGCCCGGTCGTCGGTCTCTACATGTTTCACAGGCCGAGCCTCGTTATCAACGACCCGGACCTGATACGCCTTGTGCTGACAAAGGCCTTCGGGCACTTCATGATCGTGGTTTACACTCCAATGAGAAGGTTGACCCCTTGTCGCTGCACTTGTTTGTTGTGCCTGGCGAAAAGTGGAAATACTTAAGGACCAAGTTCACCCCTACTTTCACTGCGAGTAAAATGAAGCAGATGTTTTTCACGATCAAAGAATGTTCCGAGACACTGGCCGTGTACGTCGAAAGAAAAGCCAAGAATTCCGAATTGGTACAGGTCAAGGATCTCATAGCAAGGTTAGTCGATCATTCGTCGGTGAATGTGTGACCATCGGCGAGCAATAACGATATCCCATTGGGTTTGTTCCAGGTACGCCACTGACGTTAT
Coding sequences within:
- the LOC124414550 gene encoding cytochrome P450 6k1-like, with product MGFLSAYLVVDFLALLIAIIFSTYFYMKYVVYNYWSSRNIDYVKPIFPLGNLGPVFAGRRSIGEVFHDAYSKFKGSPVVGLYMFHRPSLVINDPDLIRLVLTKAFGHFMIVVYTPMRRLTPCRCTCLLCLAKSGNT